The region GTTGCTCTGGCTGGTGTGGGAGCGCTCGGGCCTCGCCAAGGTCTGGTTCGAGCAAGCGCTCGGCACCGGACTCACCGCGGCGGACGCCAACCGCAACCTCGACGGCGTCATGGCCCTCTTTACCGCCGCGCGCCGGTTCGCCGAGCGGCGCCCCAACGACTCCGCCCGCCTGTTCATCGACGACCTGCTGGGCGCCGAGGTACCCGAAGACACCCTCGCCCCTCAGACGAGCGGCGAGTCCGTGCTCGTCACCACGCCGTCGGGAGCCGTGGGCATGGAGTTCGACGTCGTCGCTGTCGCCGGGCTGCAGGAGGGCGTGTGGCCCAACCTGCGCATCCGCGGCTCGCTGCTCTACCCGCAGGCGCTCGTCGAGGCGTCGAAGTCGACCCTAGCCGCGGCGGGCGGCGACGCGGGGGCAGACGCGGTCGACCAGCGCAAGCAGGTGCTCGGCGACGAGCTGCGCATGTTCGCGCTGGCCGTGTCGCGCGCCAGCACGCAGGTGATCCTCACCGCCGTCGCCAACGAAGACGAGGCCGCATCCGTGCTGTTCGGCCTCGTGCCGGCCGGCCTCGCCGAGGCCCTCGACCCGACCGAGTGGCACCCGCTCTCGCTGCGCGGTGTCACCGGGAGGCTGCGGCGCGAACTCGTGCGGCCCCGCCCCGACGCGTCGGCCTTGTTCGCCGCGGCAGACCGGGCGGATGCCGCGGCTTCCCTCGCCCGACTGGCACGCGAGAGCGTTCCGGGCGCGGATCCCGCCGAATGGCACGGCGTGCTGCAGCCCTCGACGACCGGCCCCCTGCACGACCTCGACGACCCCGACGTGGTCGTCGGCGTCTCGCCCTCGAAGCTGGAGGCGTTCGAGGAGAGCCCGCTCAACTGGTTCATCGACGTGATGAGCGGCACCCAGACCAGCACCGCCATGGGGCTCGGCACGATCGTGCACTGGGCGATGGAGACGGCAACCGACCCCTCGCTCGACGCGCTCTGGGAGGCCGTGCAGTCGCGCTGGAGCGAGCTGCTCTTCGAGTCGCCGTGGCTCGCCGAGAAGCAGAAGCGCGCGGCACGCGTGCTCACCGCCGGGCTCTCCGAGTACCTGCACGACTTCCACTCCGCCGGTCGGAAGCTGGTCGCGCCCGAGGCGGCGTTCAGCGTCCTCGTGGGCCGAGGCAAGCTCAACGGCAAGATCGACCGGGTCGAGCAGCACGAAGACGGTTCGATCGTGATCGTCGACCTCAAGACCGGGCGCGCCGAGACCAACCAGACGAAAATCGACACCAACGCCCAGCTCGGCGCCTACCAGCTCGCCTACGACCACGGCGTGCTCGAACAACTGCCCGACGGCCACCAGCCCGGCGGCGCGAAACTGCTCTACGTGGCATCCGGCAAAGGCGGCAAGCTGTACCGCGAGGCCGTCCAGGGTCCGCTCGTCGGTCCCGAACTCGACGAGCTGCGGGCACGCATCGAGCTCGCCGCGATCGGCATGGCGGCCGCCGAGTTCGCGGGGGTCTTGAACCTCGACAGCTACGGCTCCGGTAACGACCCTAAGTACCGCATCCATCTGGTCAAGGCGGTCAGCGCGTGATACCCATGACGACCGTCTCCACCAGAGTCAGTGCTCTCGACATCGCGGCGGCGATCAAGGGCAACCCGCCCACGCCGCAGCAACGTGCCGTGATCGAGGCCGACCTCGCCCCGGCCCTTGTCATCGCGGGCGCCGGAAGCGGCAAGACCGAGACCATGGCCAACCGCGTGCTCTACCTGCTCGCCAACGGCATGGTCAAACCGAGCGAGGTGCTGGGGCTCACCTTCACGCGCAAGGCGGCCGGCGAACTGGCCACGCGCATCCGCGAACGCATCGAACAGCTTGCGGTGGCCGGCCTCATCGGCGACGACTACGACGTCTTCGACGCTCCGACCGTCGCGACCTACAATTCTTTCGCCAACTCGATCTACCGCGACAACGCCGCGCTCATCGGACGGGAGAGCGACGCCGCGGTCTTGAGCGAGGCATCCAGTTGGCAGCTCGCCCGGTCGATCGTGGTCGCGAGCCACGACGAGCGCCTCGCCGATCTCGACAAAAGCGTCGACGTCGTGACCAAGGCCGTCATCAACCTCAATCACGAGCTGAGCGAGATCGAGCACGGCTCCGACGACGTGCGCCGCATGGTGGGCGAGCTCGGCTCGGTGCTCGAACTGCCCTACGGCGGGCGGTCGAACGCCCGCTATCCCGAGGTGCGCAAGGCGGTCGAGGCGGTGCAGGGCCTGCCGGTGCTGCTCGACCTCGCCGACGCGTTCGCCGAGGCGAAGGCCAGCAGGGGGCTCGTCGAGTACTCCGATCAGGTGTCGCTCGCTCTGACGGCGACCGAACGCGTGCCCAAGGTCGCCGAAGAACTGCGCGAGCGTTTCGCTGTCGTGCTGCTCGACGAGTACCAGGACACGTCGGTCGTGCAGACCCGCCTGTTGAAGAGACTGTTCCGTGACCACGCCGTTATGGCCGTCGGAGACCCGCACCAGTCGATTTACGGATGGCGCGGCGCCAGTGCCGCGAACCTGGGCGGTTTCCCGGCCGATTTCAGCAGCACGCCCGCCACCGTAGCGAAGTTCGACCTCTCGACAAGCTGGCGCAACGGGCACGCGATCCTCGCCGCGGCCAACGCCCTCGTCGAGAAACTGAACGTCGTGACCACGGTCGAGGTGGGCGCACTCACGGCGAGCCCGGCGGCCTCCGGCGAAGACCTCTCGGTCGTGTTCGAGGAGACCGTCAACGACGAGGCGGCGGCCACCGCGGCCTGGCTCAAGGCGCAACTGGCTGTCCCGTCGGCGAAGGGCGAGCAACGTTCCGCGGCTCTGCTCATGCGCACCCGCTCCACGATGTCGGTGTTCACCGCCGCGCTCGATGCGGCCGACGTCAAGTATCACGTGCTCGGCATCGGCGGCCTGCTGCAGGAACCCGAGATCGTCGATCTCGTGAGCGCGCTGTGGGTGGTCAACGATCCGACCGCCGGCTCGCAGCTCATCCGTCTGCTCACCGGTTCGCGCTGGCGCCTCGGCGTCCAAGACATCCACGCGCTCAGCCGCCTCGCGTCGTGGCTGCGCGACCGGGACTACGCGCAGCAGCCGCTCGACGACGACCTGAAGCAGGCCATGCGCGACTCGGTCGCCGAGAACGAGGGCGGCTCGATCGTCGAGGCCCTCGACTTCATCGCCCACTCCCGCCGCGAGCACGGTGCACTCAAGAACTTCAGCGAGGCCGGCCTCGACCGGCTGCGCGACGCCGGTGCCCTGTTCGCCCGCCTTCGGTCGCGTGCCGGGCTCGACCTCGTCGACTTCGTCACCCTCGTCGAGCAGGAGCTCATGCTCGACATCGAGGTGGCCGCGAACGACCGGGTGCCGCTCGGCAACGGCAACCTCGAGGCCTTCTTCGACGCGCTCGGTGGCTACCTGGCGAGCGACGACCGCGCCTCCCTCGGCGGTTTCCTCGGTTGGCTCGCCGTGGCCGAGTGGCGCGACAGCCTCGGCCCCCGCCCCGAAGACCCCGAGCCCGGCACCGTGCAACTGCTCACGATCCACGGCTCGAAAGGGCTCGAATGGGACATCGTCGCCGTGCCACGCCTCGTCGAGGGCGAGCTTCCCGGCGCCGCGAAAGACGGCTACAACGGCTGGCTGTCGCTCGGCGCCCTCCCCTACGAGTTCCGCGGCGACGCGAACGAATTGCCTCTGCTGCGGTGGCGCGGCATCGAGACGCAGAAGGAGTTCGACGACAACCGCAAGCGGTTCAAGCTCGACCTCGAGGCCCGGCACCGGCTCGAGGAGCGCCGTCTCGCCTACGTCGCCGTCACCCGGGCCCGGCACTCGTTGCTGCTCAGCGGGTCGTTCTGGTCGAAGCAGTCGAAGCCGCGAACGCCGAGCGAGTTCCTGCTCGACCTCGAAGAGTCGGGCGTGATCGGCGAGCTGCCGGTCGAGAGCGAGAACGAAGAGAACCCGCTCGGCAGCGAGCCGGAATACCTGCAGTGGCCCGTCGACCCGCTGGGTGTGCGGCGGCAGCGCGTGGAGCAGGGGGCGGCTGTCGTCAGGGAAGCGATCGCCGACGAGACGCTCACGTGGAACGCGCTCCATTCGCCGGGGAAGTGGAGCGACGACCTCACCCTGCTGCTGCGCGAGCGGGCCGCGCGTCTCGGTGCGAACGAGGTGGTGGCGGTTCCCACCCGCGTCTCCGCCTCTCGCTTCAAAGACTTCGTGAGCGAGCCGGCATCCGTGGCCTCGTCGCTGCGCAGGCCGATGCCGGAACGTCCGTACAAGGCGACCCAGATCGGCACGCTCTTTCACGCCTGGGTCGAGCAGCGGTACGGCATGGGTGGCACGAGCGAAGAGCTCGACACCCTCGGGTTCGAGCTTGACGAGGGCGACGCCGTCTCGAACGACGCCGAACTCGTGCGGCTGCAAGACGTCTTCGCCCGCTCGGTCTGGGCCGGCCGCCGGCCTGTCGACGTGGAGCGCGAGATCCACCTGCCGTTCGACGGGCGCATCGTGGTCTGCAAGATCGACGCCGTCTACCGCGACGGCGACCGCTATCAGGTCGTCGACTGGAAGACGGGCAAGGCGCCGAAAGACGCCGCGGACCTCGAACGCAAGCAGCTGCAACTGGCGCTCTACCGGCTCGCCTACGCGCGCTGGGCCGGCATCGACCCCGCGCTCATCGACGCGGTGTTCTATTTCGTGGCCGACGACACCGTCGTCACACCCGACCGCATCTTCGACGAGGCCGAGCTGCTGACCCTCTGGAGCGAAAGCGTGGGCTAGCACGCTCGCTGAGCGACCTCCCCGACCGGCGCGGCGGGTTAGACCGCGCGCTCGGTTCGGTCGAGCAGCGCCTCGACGTCTTCGATCGTCGAGGTCTCCATCGTCTGCGGGTTCAGCGGGTTCATCACGTCGTTGAGGGTCGAGTCGACCAGCGCGCTGAGCATCTCGACCGCGTCATCCACGATCTCGGTGCTGCGCGTGTCGGTGCCGTGCAGCAGCCACTTGGCGATCTCGAGCTCGGCGTACAGCTTCGCCCGCTGGCGCACGTGGCGGTCGCCCGAGCCGCGGACCGCGGTGTAGGCGTCGAAGGCGCTGTCGGCGACGGCTTCCGGTGCGCCGAGCAGCCAGGAGAGGTCGCGGGCGGGGTCCCCGACGCGCAGCTCCTGCCAGCCGAGCAGGCCGGTGACGACGCCGTCTGCCGACAGGAACGAGTCGGCGCTCAGCGCGTTGTTGATCGGGGTGGTCTGGAACTGCCAGAGTTTGCTGTCCTCGGTGGCGCGTTCCCAGCGTCCGAGCAGCGCGGGCGGCACGAGGCCGGTCGCGGAGGCGCGGTCCATCACGCTGACGGCGGCGCGCAGGCACTCACCGGCCGCGAGCACGGGCAGGCCGGCGTCGGCGACGAAGCTCGTGGGCAGCATGTGCACGGCGGCGACGGACGAGCCGATCGCCGCGGCGAGCCCACGCGGTCCGGCGTCGAGGCGGCCGAGGCCCACCTTGGTGCCGTAGACGAAGTCGTAGACGACCGCGCGGGTGCCCGAGACGGGAACCTGCCCGACGTAGCTGGAGACCGCGAAGGGGAGGCGGGTGCGCACGCCGGCGCTGATGGCGCGCAGAGCGACGAGGTCGGCGGACTGTTCCGCCTCCGCCCGCTCGTTGCGCGGGACCCGGATGATGAGGTGGCGACCATCACGAGCGGTGAGCAGGGCCGCGTCGAAGTCGTTGTTCTGCGCCGAGCCGAAGCTCGACGTGGCAACGAGGTCGAGGTCGTCGACGGCTGAGGTCGCGAGCGCGGCTAGAGTGAGATGGGATCTGGCCATACCCAACAGGGTAGATCGCCACACCCCCGCTTACCCCGAACGCCACGCACTTCCGATGGGCCTGATCATGCCGAATTCTTTCCTTGCTCGGCTACCTCTGTCACGTTACGAGGTCGACCGCGACTATCTGACCCGCGATGCTCCGGATGCCATCGGTGCGCTCCTACAGGATCCCGCGACGCGCATCCTCCCGCTGTTCCAGGGCAGCGCGCTGCTGGCCACCCCGACGTCTCTGGCCCTCGTGCCGGTGACCGCCGTACCGACCGCGGAGCTCTACGTCTACCTCGGCCGCTCGATCTCGACGACCAGCCCCGAGCCGGTCGGCACCCCGGTGGTGGCGGCGGTGCTCACCGACGCCGGCCACCTCGCCGAGTCCGACTGGGGCAACCTGCGGCAGATCGGCGGTCTGCTGAGCGACCGTGACGCCGGTCTCTTCACCGAGGCCCTCGGCATCGTCAACTGGCACGCCTCGCACCCGTTCTCGCCGAAGACCGGCGTCGCCACCACCCCGGGCAAGGCGGGCTGGACGCGTGTCGACCCGACAACGGGGCGCGAGATCTTCCCCCGCACCGACGCCGCGATCATCGTGGGCGTCACCGACTCGCACGACCGCCTGCTGCTCGGCTCGAACGCGCTCTGGGCGAGCAACCGGTTCTCGCTGCTCGCCGGCTTCGTCGAACCCGGCGAATCGCTCGAGGCCGCCGTCATCCGCGAGATCTTCGAGGAGTCGGGCATCAACGTCATCGACCCCGTTTACCTCGGCAGCCAGCCGTGGCCCTTCCCGGCGTCGCTCATGCTCGGCTTCACCGCCCGCGTCGACCCCGCCGTCGAGAGCCTGCTCACACCCGACGGCCACGAGATCCTCGAACTGCGCTGGTTCACCCGCGACGAACTTCGCGACTCGCTCGGCGAGATCCTGCTGCCCGGTCCCACCTCGATCGCCCGCTCGATCATCGAACGCTGGTACGGCGGCCCGCTCGACGACGGCTCGGCGTGACCACGAGCGAGCTCCGCAGCGCGGAGAGCCTCCTCGCCGGCCTCGACGACCAGCAGCGGGTCGCGGCCGAGACCCTGCTGGGCCCGGTCTGCCTGCTCGCGGGCGCCGGCACGGGCAAGACCCGCGCGATCACCCACCGCATCGCGTACGGGGTCGCGACCGGCGTGTATCCGCCCGGACGGGTGATGGCGCTGACGTTCACCAGCAGGGCCGCGGGCGAGCTGCGCAGCCGACTTCGCCACCTCGGGGCCGCGGGCGTCTCGGCGCGCACCTTCCACGCATCCGCCCTCTCGCAACTGAACTTCTTCTGGCCGCAGGTCGTCGGCGGGACCATGCCGCGGCTCATCGACAGCAAGGCGCGCCTGCTCGCCCAGGCGGCAGACACGATCCGGCTGAAGCTCGACACGGCGACGTTGCGCGACACGGCCGCCGAGATCGAGTGGCGCAAGGTCTCGCGGCTGAGCATCGAGCAGTACGGTGTGGCGGCGCAGTCGCGCACCCTGCCGCCCGCGCTCACCATCGACAAGGCCACGGCTTTGCAGCAGGCCTACGAGAACCTGAAGGACGAACGCCGCCAGCTCGACTTCGAAGACGTGCTGCTCGCCACGGCCGGCATGATCGAGACCGAGGCCCGGGTCGCCCAGCAGGTGCGCGAGCAGTACCGCTTCTTCGTGATCGACGAGTACCAGGACGTCTCGCCGCTGCAGCACGACCTCGTCAAGCTGTGGATGGGGGAGCGCAACGACCTGTGCGTCGTCGGCGACGCCAGCCAGACCATCTACTCGTTCGCGGGCGCGACACCGGAATACCTGCTGGGCTTTCAGAACGCGTACCACGACGCCACCGTCGTGCGTCTCGAGCAGAACTACCGCTCTACGCCCGGCATCATCGAGGCAGCCAACCGGCTGATGAAGGGGCGGCCCGGCGCGCTCACCCTGCACTCGCCGCCCGACGCCGAGGTTCCGCCCGGCGCGATGCGCCCGCCGCTCGTCGACGGCTTCGACAGCGACACGACCGAGGCGCGCGCCGTGGCCAAGGCCGTGGCCGACGAGATCGCCGAAGGAACCCGGCCAGAGAACATCGCCATCCTGTTCCGCATCAACGTGCAGGCCGCCGCGATCGAGGCGGCGCTCAACGCGATCGGCGTGCCCTACCTGGTGCGCGGCGCGACCCGCTTCTTCGAGCTGCGCGAGATCAAGGAGGCCCTGATGATGTTCAAGGGCGCCGCCGTCTCGATCCAGGGCGAGCCGCTGTTCAAGACCGTGAGCGACGTGCTGCGCTCCCTCGGCTGGACCCAGGAGGCGCCGGAAACCCGCGGCGCGGTCCGCGACCGCTGGGAATCGCTCAACGCCCTCATGGGCCTCGCCGAGCAGACGCCGGCCGGGACCACGCTGAAGGACTTCGTCGACGACCTCTTCGAGCGCCAGGCGGCGCAGCACGAACCGACGCTCTCGGCCGTGACCATCGCGACGCTGCACTCGGCGAAGGGACTCGAGTGGGACTCCGTGCACCTCGTCGGTCTGAGCGAGGGGCTCGTGCCCATCACCTACGCGAAGACCGAGGAGGCGATCGACGAGGAGCGCCGCCTGCTCTACGTCGGCATCACGCGGGCTCGGCGAAAGCTGAGCCTGTCGTGGGCGGCGACGGGTACGAACTCCGGCGGCTACCGCCCCGGACAGCGGCAGGCGAGCCGCTTTCTCGCCGAGCTGCAACGCTGACGCCCGTGCAGCCGCACTCGGGGTGCGGCCGCCAGGTGTGGATCGTGGTCGCCCCCGACCGCGAGTCGATCTCCGTCGACACATGAGCGGATGCCGCGTTCCCCGAGTCGAGCCTCGCGAGCGCCGCGCGGCTCGCCGCCACCGCGATCTCCCCGGCCACGAGGGCCGTCTCGATCGGCGACCGACGCCCCCACAGCTGGGCCGAGAGCGCCGGCCAGGCCGGGTCGGCGTCGGTGTGGTACCGCTGCAGGCAGTAGAGGCATGGACCGACTCCCGGCTCGATCATGGGGCCGACGCTCGAGCTCGTGTCCGACAGCACGACGGGCAGGTGCGGGATGTCGCGGCGAAGCCACAGACCGTGCAGGTCGGGCGCGAGCACGAAGTGCCCGACCGCGATCGCCAGGTCGCACTCGACGGCGGCGGCCGCCTCGACCTCGCTCGCGCGGCTCACGCGGACCCCCTCGGCGGCGAGCGTCGCGGCGATACGGTCGGCGGTCGCCCCCGACCCGACGAGGGCCACGGAGCGGGCGCGCTCGGGTGCCGGGCTTTCCAGGGCGGGAGCGACCGCCTCGAGCAGTGCGGCCGCGGCGGCCTCGTCCACCCCGCCGCCGCGCGCGATCATGTCGAGACCGGGCTTGCTGACGCCCGCGAGCAACGCCGAGAGCATCAGCTCGTCGGCCGTCGAGACCTCGTGCAGCACGACGACGGGGGAGGCGACGCCGAGCTGCAGGCTCGAGGGCGAACGCCACACGAGCGGATACCGCGGGTCGAGTTTCAGCACCATGCGGGAGAGGATGGCACGGCCGGGCTAGGGCGCGAGCGAACTATCCACAGTGGCGCCGGCGGGCGGTCAGTCTTCGCGCGGGCGTTCGCTCGAATCGTCGTTGAGCAGGTCTTCGATCGCCTGGTCGATGTCGTCCGGCGCCGGGGTACCGGCCTTGAGCCGTGCGACGAGGGCGCTGGGGTCCGTGATGTCTTCCGCCGTGGGCACGAGGTCGGGGTGCGGCCACAGGTCGTCCCTCGCTTCGGCACCGACGGCATCCGTTACCGCCTGCCACATGGCGGCCGCCTCGCGCAGGCGACGCGGTCGCAGTTCGAGGCCGACGAGGGTGGCGAACGCCGACTCGGCGGGGCCTCCCGAGGCGCGGCGACGGCGCACGGTCTCGGCGATCGCCACCGCGGAGGGCAGACGCGACGTCGCCTGGGCCGTCACCACATCGACCCAGCCCTCGATGAGGGCGAGCGTGGTCTCGAGGCGGGCGAGAGCGGCGAGCTGGTCGTCGGACTTCGGCGGGATCAGGGCGCCGCTGGTCATGGCCGCGCGCAGCTCTTCGGGGTTCGCCGGGTCGAAGTCGCTCGCCAGCTCTTCTAGCCGGGTCGTGTCGATGCGGATGCCGTGGGCGAACTCGGTGATCGACGTCATGAGCTGCAGCCGCAGCCACTTCGCGTGACGGAACAGGCGGGCGTGGGCGAGTTCGCGCACGGCCAGGTAGAGCTGCACCTGGTCGACGGGAACGTCGAGGCCCGACGCGAAGGCGGCCACGTTCTGCGGGATCATCGCGGCCTGCTGGTCGGACTCCTCGTGCTCGGAAGCGGCCAGCGAACCGAGCAGCGGAATGCCTATGTCGCCGCCGGAGACGACCTCGCTCGAGAGCTGCCCGACCACGTGGCCGAGCTGCATCGCGAACAGGGTGCCGCCCACGTTGCGCATCAGCTGGCTCGCGCCCGCGATCATGTCGGTCATCTCTTCGGGCGCCTGGTCTTTCAGCACGTCGGTGAGCGAATCGGCGATGCTCGTGGCGACCGGCTCCGCGAGCTGGATCCAGATCGGCATGGTGGCGGCGACCCACTCGCTGCGGCTCATCAACCGGGGCTCGACGGTGAGCTCGGAGATCTCCGTGGCCTCGGCGAGCCAGAGCGACGCCACGTGGAAGGCCTGCTCGAGCTGCGAACGTTCGGCCGGAAGCGACACCACGGTCGTGCGCGATGCGATGTTCTTCGCCTGTTCGAGAGCGAGACCCCAGTTGATTCCATCGCCGCTGGTCTTCAGCGCGTTCTGCAGCTGCGCGATCAGCTGGGCGACCACCTCGGGGTCGTTGGGCAGCCCGGCAGCGCTCGCCAGCTTGCTCGGGTCGAGGTCGGTGTTGCCCTCGAGAAACGCGCGCAGCATTTCACGGAACTCTTCTTCGGACGGCTCTTCCCGCGAATCTTCAGGCATGCAAACTACGCTAGCCGCTGCACGCCGGATGGGGCTGGGTTTTCGCCTAGGCTGGATCTTCTGGCTGTGCGCCCGTGGCGAACACTCTTTTTCGTCCGTCTAAACAAAAGGATTACGGTGGCGCTTTTCGCCGATTCCGACCCGGTCTCGAGGCCGCGTCGCTCACGTGGCTCGACCATCGGTTGGTCCCTCATCCTGCTCGCGATGCTCGTGACTCTCGTGGTGGCGGTCGTGCCGTCGCCGTACGTCATCGAACAGCCGGGCCCGGTCTTCAACACGCTCGGACAGGTGGAGGTAGGGGGAGAAGAGGTCCCCATGATCGAGATCGCGGATGCCACGACCTACCCCACCGGCGGATCGCTCGACATGCTCACGGTGTCGATCAACGGCAACCGGGACAACCGGCTCAACTGGTTCCAGGTCGCCTCGGCCTGGCTCGATTCGAGCAAGGCGGTCGTGCCTCTCGACAGCGTGTACCCCGAGGGCGTCACCGTCGAGCAGTCGAACGAGCAGAGCCAGACCGACATGCAGAATTCGCAGCAGGAGGCGATCGCGGCGGCGCTCACCCAGCTCGACTACGACTTCACGACGAGCCTCGAGGTCGTCGACGTCGGCGAGGGCACCCCGGCGTCCGGGCAGCTCGAGACCGGCGACATGATCGTGAGCGTGAACGGCGAGACCTTCACCGACGTCACTGGGCTGAAGGCGACGATCGCGGAGAACGGCGTCGACACCCCGGCCACCGTGGTGATCGAGCGCGACGGCGCCGAGCAGACGCTCGCGGTCACCCCGGTGATGAGCGGCGGCACCGCCTCGGCACCCATCGTGGGCATCACGGTGAAGGGCGACTTCACGTTCCCCATCGACGTCACCATCCAGCTCGAGAAGGTCGGCGGCCCGAGCGCCGGCCAGATGTTCGCCCTCGGCATCATCGACAAGCTCACCCCCGGCGAACTCAACGGCGGCAAGAACGTAGCGGGCACCGGCACCATCACCGGCGACGGCACCATCGGCCCGATCGGCGGGATCCGCCAGAAGATGTACGGCGCCGTGCGCTCGGGCGCCGA is a window of Conyzicola nivalis DNA encoding:
- a CDS encoding ATP-dependent helicase, whose amino-acid sequence is MTTVSTRVSALDIAAAIKGNPPTPQQRAVIEADLAPALVIAGAGSGKTETMANRVLYLLANGMVKPSEVLGLTFTRKAAGELATRIRERIEQLAVAGLIGDDYDVFDAPTVATYNSFANSIYRDNAALIGRESDAAVLSEASSWQLARSIVVASHDERLADLDKSVDVVTKAVINLNHELSEIEHGSDDVRRMVGELGSVLELPYGGRSNARYPEVRKAVEAVQGLPVLLDLADAFAEAKASRGLVEYSDQVSLALTATERVPKVAEELRERFAVVLLDEYQDTSVVQTRLLKRLFRDHAVMAVGDPHQSIYGWRGASAANLGGFPADFSSTPATVAKFDLSTSWRNGHAILAAANALVEKLNVVTTVEVGALTASPAASGEDLSVVFEETVNDEAAATAAWLKAQLAVPSAKGEQRSAALLMRTRSTMSVFTAALDAADVKYHVLGIGGLLQEPEIVDLVSALWVVNDPTAGSQLIRLLTGSRWRLGVQDIHALSRLASWLRDRDYAQQPLDDDLKQAMRDSVAENEGGSIVEALDFIAHSRREHGALKNFSEAGLDRLRDAGALFARLRSRAGLDLVDFVTLVEQELMLDIEVAANDRVPLGNGNLEAFFDALGGYLASDDRASLGGFLGWLAVAEWRDSLGPRPEDPEPGTVQLLTIHGSKGLEWDIVAVPRLVEGELPGAAKDGYNGWLSLGALPYEFRGDANELPLLRWRGIETQKEFDDNRKRFKLDLEARHRLEERRLAYVAVTRARHSLLLSGSFWSKQSKPRTPSEFLLDLEESGVIGELPVESENEENPLGSEPEYLQWPVDPLGVRRQRVEQGAAVVREAIADETLTWNALHSPGKWSDDLTLLLRERAARLGANEVVAVPTRVSASRFKDFVSEPASVASSLRRPMPERPYKATQIGTLFHAWVEQRYGMGGTSEELDTLGFELDEGDAVSNDAELVRLQDVFARSVWAGRRPVDVEREIHLPFDGRIVVCKIDAVYRDGDRYQVVDWKTGKAPKDAADLERKQLQLALYRLAYARWAGIDPALIDAVFYFVADDTVVTPDRIFDEAELLTLWSESVG
- a CDS encoding phosphotransferase, whose product is MARSHLTLAALATSAVDDLDLVATSSFGSAQNNDFDAALLTARDGRHLIIRVPRNERAEAEQSADLVALRAISAGVRTRLPFAVSSYVGQVPVSGTRAVVYDFVYGTKVGLGRLDAGPRGLAAAIGSSVAAVHMLPTSFVADAGLPVLAAGECLRAAVSVMDRASATGLVPPALLGRWERATEDSKLWQFQTTPINNALSADSFLSADGVVTGLLGWQELRVGDPARDLSWLLGAPEAVADSAFDAYTAVRGSGDRHVRQRAKLYAELEIAKWLLHGTDTRSTEIVDDAVEMLSALVDSTLNDVMNPLNPQTMETSTIEDVEALLDRTERAV
- the nudC gene encoding NAD(+) diphosphatase, whose protein sequence is MPNSFLARLPLSRYEVDRDYLTRDAPDAIGALLQDPATRILPLFQGSALLATPTSLALVPVTAVPTAELYVYLGRSISTTSPEPVGTPVVAAVLTDAGHLAESDWGNLRQIGGLLSDRDAGLFTEALGIVNWHASHPFSPKTGVATTPGKAGWTRVDPTTGREIFPRTDAAIIVGVTDSHDRLLLGSNALWASNRFSLLAGFVEPGESLEAAVIREIFEESGINVIDPVYLGSQPWPFPASLMLGFTARVDPAVESLLTPDGHEILELRWFTRDELRDSLGEILLPGPTSIARSIIERWYGGPLDDGSA
- a CDS encoding ATP-dependent helicase, encoding MTTSELRSAESLLAGLDDQQRVAAETLLGPVCLLAGAGTGKTRAITHRIAYGVATGVYPPGRVMALTFTSRAAGELRSRLRHLGAAGVSARTFHASALSQLNFFWPQVVGGTMPRLIDSKARLLAQAADTIRLKLDTATLRDTAAEIEWRKVSRLSIEQYGVAAQSRTLPPALTIDKATALQQAYENLKDERRQLDFEDVLLATAGMIETEARVAQQVREQYRFFVIDEYQDVSPLQHDLVKLWMGERNDLCVVGDASQTIYSFAGATPEYLLGFQNAYHDATVVRLEQNYRSTPGIIEAANRLMKGRPGALTLHSPPDAEVPPGAMRPPLVDGFDSDTTEARAVAKAVADEIAEGTRPENIAILFRINVQAAAIEAALNAIGVPYLVRGATRFFELREIKEALMMFKGAAVSIQGEPLFKTVSDVLRSLGWTQEAPETRGAVRDRWESLNALMGLAEQTPAGTTLKDFVDDLFERQAAQHEPTLSAVTIATLHSAKGLEWDSVHLVGLSEGLVPITYAKTEEAIDEERRLLYVGITRARRKLSLSWAATGTNSGGYRPGQRQASRFLAELQR
- a CDS encoding zinc-dependent metalloprotease, yielding MPEDSREEPSEEEFREMLRAFLEGNTDLDPSKLASAAGLPNDPEVVAQLIAQLQNALKTSGDGINWGLALEQAKNIASRTTVVSLPAERSQLEQAFHVASLWLAEATEISELTVEPRLMSRSEWVAATMPIWIQLAEPVATSIADSLTDVLKDQAPEEMTDMIAGASQLMRNVGGTLFAMQLGHVVGQLSSEVVSGGDIGIPLLGSLAASEHEESDQQAAMIPQNVAAFASGLDVPVDQVQLYLAVRELAHARLFRHAKWLRLQLMTSITEFAHGIRIDTTRLEELASDFDPANPEELRAAMTSGALIPPKSDDQLAALARLETTLALIEGWVDVVTAQATSRLPSAVAIAETVRRRRASGGPAESAFATLVGLELRPRRLREAAAMWQAVTDAVGAEARDDLWPHPDLVPTAEDITDPSALVARLKAGTPAPDDIDQAIEDLLNDDSSERPRED
- a CDS encoding YlbL family protein; translation: MALFADSDPVSRPRRSRGSTIGWSLILLAMLVTLVVAVVPSPYVIEQPGPVFNTLGQVEVGGEEVPMIEIADATTYPTGGSLDMLTVSINGNRDNRLNWFQVASAWLDSSKAVVPLDSVYPEGVTVEQSNEQSQTDMQNSQQEAIAAALTQLDYDFTTSLEVVDVGEGTPASGQLETGDMIVSVNGETFTDVTGLKATIAENGVDTPATVVIERDGAEQTLAVTPVMSGGTASAPIVGITVKGDFTFPIDVTIQLEKVGGPSAGQMFALGIIDKLTPGELNGGKNVAGTGTITGDGTIGPIGGIRQKMYGAVRSGADYFLAPVDNCDEVVGHVPDGLDVFAVTTLDDSLAVLDAVSTGGSTAALPTCEAG